One region of Pseudomonadota bacterium genomic DNA includes:
- a CDS encoding NADH-quinone oxidoreductase subunit C, whose protein sequence is MERERRSIEDLKQILTATCAEIIEESVLELGDLILTVKASNLAELLRLCRDSKELSFNLLVDITAVDWLDSREVRFEVVYQLLSLANLWRLTIKVALSEDSPEIATATTLWAGANFLEREVWDMFGIRFTGHPDLRRILMYDEFIGHPLRKDYPVQGKQPRIALRMPEVENTARRMQRPELVSIRKSKVSAPKSQSAEGSRE, encoded by the coding sequence ATGGAGAGAGAGCGGCGTTCTATAGAGGATCTAAAGCAGATCCTTACTGCTACATGCGCAGAGATAATCGAGGAGAGCGTCCTTGAGCTTGGAGATCTGATACTTACAGTGAAGGCTTCAAACCTCGCAGAGCTTCTGCGCCTTTGCAGAGATTCTAAGGAGCTGTCTTTTAACCTGCTGGTTGATATTACCGCCGTTGATTGGCTCGATAGTCGTGAGGTGCGCTTTGAGGTGGTCTATCAGCTCCTAAGCCTTGCGAATCTGTGGCGCCTTACGATTAAGGTCGCACTCTCAGAGGATAGCCCCGAGATCGCCACCGCAACGACGCTTTGGGCCGGAGCAAACTTCCTTGAACGTGAGGTTTGGGACATGTTCGGAATACGTTTTACGGGGCACCCCGATCTGCGCAGAATTCTTATGTACGATGAATTCATTGGGCACCCGCTCAGAAAGGATTATCCGGTACAGGGCAAGCAGCCCCGTATTGCGCTCCGTATGCCGGAGGTTGAGAATACCGCGAGAAGGATGCAGCGGCCTGAGCTGGTGAGCATTCGCAAATCTAAGGTTAGCGCACCTAAGAGCCAAAGTGCTGAGGGCAGCAGAGAGTAG